The genomic window AGAGATTCCTCCTTTCCCCTGGTATGACCTTTCTTATGCACACAGGCTTCGCACAAGGAGAGAGATGAACTAAAAGTGTTgctgcttttcagtctttctgcCAACTCAActaatgaaataaaagcaaaagggaTCCCCAGAGCAACATTAATTCTCTGCTTTCAACGGAGAATCAatagagaaaggagaacaggagtTGATCCACAGAAGAGATGAATTACATGGACCCTGAGGGGATTTAGGTGTAGAGAGAAGTCAGGCTCACTCTCTGCCTGTAAGGGCGGCCGAGAAAGGAGAGGGCAGGGCCCGAGAGCAAGTCTGGTTGCAGCATGATCCTTCCACCTTTGCGAAGGGCCATAAAGCCATAAATAGGATGCACGTGCTGGGTCCCAGCCTAGTCCTTCCCCCTCCTTCAACCCAGGTTTTATCATGCCCAGGCCCTGCAGTAGCCCCATACTGAACATGCAGCCAGTGCTGCAGGAAGGGTCTGAGATGCCTGGTCAGAACCGTGTCCTGGGAGAACATCTCTCCCGACTGGAAAAGTAGCTTGCTGTTACCTGCCTtgtgctctctctcccctgccagCACTTCTATGCTATGAGGATTTCTTTCAGCACTTTCTTATCGTTGACATGCTTGTACTTCTTATGTTTCCTCTTCTGCGCCGGCGGCCGGCGTACTCGCCGCCTCTGTGAGACAGCGGCTGTGGTGAACGACGGTGACAAGCCTGCCAAAACAGAGGGGAGAGTGTCTGTACAGCACAGGGCAGCCGGCTCATGTTGAAATATCTTTCTCCACACACTATCAACAAAGAGCTCTGCAACAGGAGGGCCACAAGGCCTCCTTCTGTTCTTCTGTCCCTTGTCCTCTGTTCTCCACAGTCTCTGCTCTCTCCCTTTTCCCACGATGCCCTTCCCCTCACCTCTCACCTTCCCCTCCTTCATTTCCCTCAGTTTCAGCCCCTTGCTGGCAGGCAGACATCCTGGGAAAGGTCCCTTGCCTGGTATAAACCAGCGAAGGCCCATGGGATTCACTGGAGCTAAGCAGATTGAAAGCAGCCGAGGgctctttcctctctccccagcccctctTTTCACACCTCCCTCCACTCTGCTAATGCCAAGATCCTTACGTCTCTGTTCATGTGGTCCTGGTCGGCTGTTCCTGGGGGGCTGACGGGACACTGCTTCACACCGACACTGCACATGGTCCTCCAAAGGCACAACGACTTTTTTGAATTTTGGCTTCCTCTGGACAAATTCAATCTTGTTCACCTatttggaaagagaaaggcaAGCAGGAGATTAATACAGCTGTAGCTCCCACtctgaaaaaataatcagtgtcAGTACTGGTTTTCTTCCTAAAAGATCAGTTTATAGACTGGATCAGTTTATAGGATCAGTTTATATTTTAGGCAGTTTATAGAGCAAGGTTCAAATTCAGGGGTGGTATGTATGGGAGTTAAATCTGCACACACCAGCAGAGCAGACCTAGACCAGGCAAGTTTGGATGTGACTGGTTGTTTCCCCCTTTCCTAACTATTGCTGCTGCTTAAGCAGGATGACTGGTTGATCACAGACAGAAACATGGGACATGCAGAACACGCTAGCCTGTTTCTGACAGATGTGATGGCGGAGACCTGGGGGCAACCAGAATTAATTCCCACAGGATCCTACAGGAAGGGCAAAACTCAGGCCCAATGCAAGTGAATGCAGCTTCACCAGCTCTGCTGAGGCCTGTCTGAATTTGTCTCAAGCTCTTTAATAACTCGCAGGGCTGAAGCCCTCAGCTCTGTGTTTCACTGGAAAGGCGGTGCTCTGGAAATTCCCTCGGACTCTCCACCAGTGCTGACTCAGAGGGAATACTCACTGCTCCACATCCCACCACAGGGCACAAGCTTTCTAAGGGGTCCTCCCACTCCAGGAACGGCTGGGTCTGACCCCACTCAGCTTATCTAACAAGACCGCAGCCCCTGAAGTGCTCCGCAAGCTATAAATACTTGCTCTGCCGCGCGTCTGGGATTGAATTCCTCTAAACCCACtgcccccagcagcatccctcagCCAGCACCGAAGCAGTGAGGCTGTTTATCTTTCCTTGAAAGCCCACTCCACACGCTTCAGACCACACGCTGCTTGCTAGACAAACACTTCCAGACAAACAATAGAGAGACCTCTGTCCTCAAAGAAACCATTTCCAGGTCACTTTTTCAGGCTGGCTTTTGACCTCTCACTTGTTTTTTCCACAAAAACAACTCCTGCTCCCCCCCATTTTTCCCTCATTCAGCCTGGCTTTTCTGAGAAAGGAATTTCCTGATGAAAAGAGCTGTGTGAATACAACCTCTCCCAGCCAACCTCTGCCGCCTGCCTGGGGGAGTCTCTTACAGCTCAGGCAGAGGATTAGTACGGGAtgagtattatttttaaacaagctgtCTGGGAGGAAGCTGTGAGGAGATCACTGGTAGCTGTGAGGAGGGCAGGATCAGAGCAAGAGGTTAGCCATCAGGTGTCTGCTTGCTGCTGGAATGGGTCAGGAAGTAACCATGGGGCTGAGAAAGAGGAGAAGCTGCTCCAGTGCGTGTCTtgggaagaagctgcagcagcagtggggagatGGAGCAGTGACACTGCAAGCCCTCCTCTTTTTGCATCAAAATCAGTTCCCGCAATGAAAGCATCCTCTTTTTTCTGTTCTAACACAGCAGACAAGGTCGCCTCCAGCCACAGAAATAGCCGTGGCACAGAGCGGCAGCTGGGGACAGTACCCTGTAGCTCTGCTATGGTGGCAGTCCCCAGCTGCTGGACAGCACCAGCCCTCCGAGTAGGTGGCCATGGACGTCACCCTGCGCCAGAGGCTGCAGCGCTGCGTGGCTAATGCAGGAGACGTGACTGGAGAGCGGGTGCAAGGGAACAGACAGCTGTGTGAGCCTTGCACCTGAGAcctgctgtggttttggttttgggggggtagGCATGGAGGTCGGCTGTGGgaagagggagcagcaggaggtgtcTCCCTTACCTGGACATGCCGGACGCGAATCTGCGTGGGACGACACTGCACGTTGCGGTTGTTGCAACACCCGGAGCAGCGCTGCACCTCTACACAGGGCGGCCACACCACAAAGTTGGCGTTGGTGCTGTCTACCATGTTGCGGGAGATTTCAAAGACCACCGCCCGCGTCTTGCACTCTGCGAGGacagctggctctgctgctgccagagcatcTACAGAAGGCCAAGAGAAGAAGGGGGGATGAAACGGGCTTTGCAGCTGTTACCAACCCACTGCAACCACCTCTACTGGAAGAGGAAGACCCCCATggctctctcacacacacacacacacacacatgttctttctccttctcccacccctccagctccctccctgGACAGAGCTGCGCCCTGTGGAGGAGCCCCCAGTAAAAAGATGCTTCTCGCTGCAGCGGGAGTCCTAGACAGGAGATGACACTTCTTTAGAGCAAACCAGCACCAGCGGGATTTAAAGCACAGCACCTTGCAGAGCTCCAGActccctctcctgccctcctggGGTGTAACACTCAGCTCCTACGTGAGGCCCAGACCCTCGTTCTCATCTGTCTACACATCCATGCGCACTATAATCTCTATCCCCAGACATGTATTTCAGACATGCATCTACACCCAGCCACAGCTGCTCAGGTGAGTGCCCAACAATCACAAGGTGCCACACTCCCAACTCACCTAGGCTTCGTCGTTCTCGAGGCAGGGCCATCAGGTTTTGACTAGGCTGAGTTGCATTCAGGTCCAGGCTCGAGCTGTCCTCCTCTGCGAAGGGAAAGACATGGCCTAATAGCACCGGGTAGAGGCCAGAGACGACAGCAGGCACATGTGCTCTGCTCATCAGGCAAAGTGCAGAGATGTGGGATAAGCCATGGCCCCAGTACGTCACGCTAGGTGTAAATCCACCAGCAAGGTCACAGCTGTGCTGGGGCATGGACACTCTAGGTTTGCTCTTTGCTCAGACTAGGCAGTTGAAAGCAACAAGCTTATTGTGAAAGAGGGATTCCAGTCAGGTCTGGGAGAGGAAAACTGTAGCTCAAGAATGACAAGGCCTACAGCAGGGCTGTCTGGTGTCAGAGAGGAGTAGCACCTAGATTCAGATCAGCTGGCTGAGGCCACAATATGGCAAAGAGGATCAAAGACCAGATGGGACAGGCAGAAAATTTGGTATATAACACCGAGGTGCCTTGCTGGGATGGCTTGGGACTGGGAGTTGGGGTGTGAGAGGGCAGGTGAAGGGGGATGATGAGTGGGAGGTGGggtgcttgctttctctctcccaacccaccacagctgctctagtTTAGAGTCAGTTTTCGGGCAGGAGAACggaaaaataaagttgaaatgGCTTTTCCCCTATCCTACTCTAAGGTAAGCTGCAGAATCTGGAGGTATTTCTGTCAGCgatgggagaggaaggcagaTAGCATTCAGGCCAGCCCTGAGCAgttccctcccaccccactgctTTTTCCCATAGGAAGCGCTGAATAGAGAAATGCCCATAATCCCCATGGAGCACTCCAACATGCAGCCCCTCCTGAGCTCCGGACAATGGCCACGCTCAGAGATAGCTCCCACCCAGCCACAGCGCTTTCCTTCTCTGACATGCTTTAGCAGCTGAAGGAAGCTGAATGGACGTCAGCATCAAGGGAGCAATTTTCTTAGAGGGAATTTGGGGCCAGTGGAAGATCTCTGTTTATCAGATGTGTGGTGGAGCAGACTTCCCATATCTATCATGTCCCATCCCTCTTCCTCAGTCCTGCCCTAGTGCAGCCCTCTTATAAGGGGGAGCAGGGACTTTGCTCTCCGCTCAGCTCTGCAGCAATTGCTGAAGGATGTGGGATGGGTGCACAGAGGCTGTATTCACAATGCAGGAATCATGTGCCTGAGCAGGCAACATCTACATGGGAGGTGGACAGACAAACACCCTTTAAAGTGTCTGGAGAGGCGTGATCAATTGCAGGACACCATTCGTCTTGCCCTGAGGCAGACGCCCAAAATGAGATCTGGTGGATCCCGCTCTGGAAGGGCATGCAGCTCTCCAGGGAGCTACAGAGAGTGTCTGGATGACTGGTTTAGATGGTCATGCCTGCTTTGCGGGCAGCCACAGTTAAGGTCTACAGTAGCCTCTAAGGTCAGGAGAGCAGTATCCCACTCAGTTcatctgcctcctgcagctgcctaATCCTGGCTCCCTGTGCAGTGGAGGGCAGCGGCCGTGACACATACATGGGGCATGGATAGCACAGGGAACAGCCCCAGCTGCTTTGGGATTATTTTGCTAATACACTTATTTGCTAATACACTAATTCCACACAGGCCAAGCAAATGGTGATGCCCCTCAGTCACTACCTGGAAGCAGATGAGAGCCACAGGGTGCAACAGAGAGACAGCTTCACAGCACCATTTTCTGTTTCCCTGACCAGCCTTTCTCATCTGGGACCTGAAGTGAAACCAGTGACTCAAAGCTCTGCAGCTTTGAGTCCCCCATACCCCTGGGCTTTTCAAGCCAATAAGAGAAgcccattttatttcttaattgtGAGGGCGGTTAGAAACTGCGATAGAGATGTATCTGTTCCTTAGACACCGGGACATGACAGACTGCACGCATCTTCTCAGccgctccttccccacccctccatcCTGTGCTGCCTGGCATTTTATCAAACGAGG from Accipiter gentilis chromosome 18, bAccGen1.1, whole genome shotgun sequence includes these protein-coding regions:
- the PDGFB gene encoding platelet-derived growth factor subunit B, whose translation is MPEAGRPRSCLREALPSRGSPSMYPQPAGPEVGMNFSVVFAFILSLPLARLEGDPIPEDIYEILGGSSVRSISDLQRALRIDSVEEDSSSLDLNATQPSQNLMALPRERRSLDALAAAEPAVLAECKTRAVVFEISRNMVDSTNANFVVWPPCVEVQRCSGCCNNRNVQCRPTQIRVRHVQVNKIEFVQRKPKFKKVVVPLEDHVQCRCEAVSRQPPRNSRPGPHEQRRLSPSFTTAAVSQRRRVRRPPAQKRKHKKYKHVNDKKVLKEILIA